One window of Streptomyces sp. NBC_00273 genomic DNA carries:
- a CDS encoding LuxR C-terminal-related transcriptional regulator, with product MLEALGLSVLGSRVYQAMLDHADHGVARLAELCGASPAQVHDCLDELARLMLVRASADHPGHMRAVSPDVGLADMLARQEADLATRQAQLAASRAAVTRLVAERAGSRATHGERLLGMDAIQRRIEQLAHGMGQECLGVHPGASHRPEDLAAARAADEEPLARGVVMKTLYQDTTRNDPHTTAHAHWLLSRGSEVRTAPVLPQRLVIFDRAHALVPIDPADTRKGALHVTEPGLVTALLDLFDQAWATAVPLGALRSDDPATGLTDTERQLLRLLAGGLTDDAAGQRLGISSRTVSRHMASIMERLGATSRFEAGLKAAQRGWL from the coding sequence ATGCTGGAAGCGCTGGGCCTAAGTGTGCTCGGAAGCAGGGTCTACCAGGCCATGCTCGACCATGCCGACCACGGTGTCGCTCGGCTGGCCGAACTGTGCGGGGCCTCCCCCGCCCAGGTCCACGACTGCCTGGACGAACTCGCGCGCCTGATGCTGGTGCGGGCCTCCGCCGACCACCCCGGCCACATGCGTGCCGTCTCCCCCGATGTCGGCCTGGCGGACATGCTCGCCCGCCAAGAAGCGGACCTGGCCACCCGTCAGGCCCAGCTCGCCGCCTCCCGGGCGGCCGTCACACGCCTGGTCGCCGAACGCGCCGGCTCCCGCGCCACCCACGGCGAACGCCTCCTGGGGATGGACGCCATCCAGCGCCGCATCGAGCAACTGGCCCACGGCATGGGGCAGGAGTGCCTGGGCGTCCACCCCGGCGCCAGCCACCGCCCCGAGGACCTCGCGGCGGCACGGGCCGCCGACGAGGAACCGCTGGCGCGCGGGGTCGTCATGAAGACCCTCTACCAGGACACCACCCGCAACGACCCGCACACCACCGCCCACGCCCACTGGCTCCTCAGCCGCGGCAGCGAGGTGCGCACCGCCCCCGTCCTCCCCCAGCGCCTCGTCATCTTCGACCGGGCCCACGCACTGGTCCCCATCGATCCCGCCGACACCCGCAAGGGTGCCCTGCACGTCACGGAACCCGGCCTCGTCACCGCCCTCCTCGACCTCTTCGACCAGGCCTGGGCCACCGCCGTCCCGCTCGGCGCCCTGAGGTCCGACGATCCCGCGACCGGCCTGACCGACACCGAACGCCAACTCCTGCGCCTACTGGCCGGCGGCCTCACCGACGACGCCGCCGGCCAACGCCTCGGCATCTCGTCACGCACCGTCAGCCGCCACATGGCCTCGATCATGGAACGCCTCGGCGCCACCAGCCGCTTCGAAGCGGGCCTCAAGGCCGCCCAACGGGGCTGGCTGTAG
- a CDS encoding DUF309 domain-containing protein → MNARDRDVDGRARSARPRDGLGRPLAYGVAGVERQPEGVVRSPGETVREAQRLLDAGMPFHAHEVFEDAWKSGPEAAAPLWRGLAQLAVGLTHAARGNAVGGARLLRRGAAGIEGLDGRPYGVDVPGLVRWAGELAGRVADGGPAVDAAREAPRLGR, encoded by the coding sequence GTGAACGCACGGGATCGGGACGTCGACGGGCGGGCGCGCAGTGCGCGGCCCAGGGATGGGCTGGGGCGGCCGCTCGCCTACGGAGTGGCCGGAGTGGAACGGCAGCCCGAGGGGGTGGTGCGCTCCCCCGGGGAGACCGTGCGGGAGGCGCAGCGCCTGTTGGACGCCGGGATGCCGTTCCATGCGCACGAGGTGTTCGAGGACGCCTGGAAGTCCGGTCCCGAGGCCGCGGCCCCGCTGTGGCGGGGGCTCGCGCAGCTCGCCGTCGGGTTGACGCACGCCGCGCGCGGCAACGCCGTGGGCGGGGCCCGGCTGCTGCGGCGCGGGGCCGCCGGGATCGAGGGGCTGGACGGGCGGCCGTACGGGGTCGACGTGCCGGGCCTGGTCCGGTGGGCCGGGGAGCTGGCCGGCCGGGTGGCGGACGGTGGCCCGGCCGTCGATGCCGCGCGCGAGGCGCCGAGGCTGGGACGCTAG
- a CDS encoding VOC family protein, translated as MPSHIALTALLVNDYDEAIDFYTRALGFDLAEDTARPDGSRWVVVRPPGATESALLLARAKDEAQRSRVGDQTGGRVGHFLYTDDFARDHARMTAEGVRFLEAPRHEPYGSVAVFEDLYGNRWDLLQPAA; from the coding sequence ATGCCCTCGCACATCGCCCTCACGGCCCTCCTCGTCAACGACTACGACGAGGCCATCGACTTCTACACCCGAGCCCTCGGCTTCGACCTCGCCGAGGACACCGCCCGCCCGGACGGCTCCCGCTGGGTCGTGGTCCGCCCGCCCGGCGCCACCGAATCCGCGCTCCTCCTGGCCCGGGCCAAGGACGAGGCCCAGCGCTCCCGGGTCGGAGACCAGACGGGCGGCCGCGTCGGCCACTTCCTGTACACCGACGACTTCGCGCGCGACCACGCCCGGATGACCGCCGAGGGCGTCCGCTTCCTGGAGGCGCCGCGCCACGAGCCGTACGGCTCCGTCGCCGTCTTCGAAGACCTGTACGGCAACCGCTGGGACCTCCTCCAGCCCGCCGCCTAG
- a CDS encoding LutC/YkgG family protein, which translates to MSSKDRILGRIRRALRDDAPAVAIPRDYLPVHGARTPAERVDLLAAHLAEYRALVHRTDEEALPALLARLLGARGARSVLVPTGLPPHWLPAGGPTRVPDRAASTPYELDRVDSVVTGCALAIAETGTIVLDAGPGQGRRRITLIPDHHICVVRVPDQVVDSVPQALPLLDPARPLTWISGPSATSDIELDRVEGVHGPRTLEVVLVGTQ; encoded by the coding sequence ATGAGCAGCAAGGACCGCATCTTGGGCCGGATCCGCCGGGCGCTGCGCGACGACGCGCCCGCGGTGGCGATCCCCCGCGACTACCTCCCCGTCCACGGCGCCCGGACCCCGGCGGAGCGGGTGGACCTGCTCGCCGCCCACCTCGCCGAGTACCGGGCCCTGGTCCACCGCACGGACGAGGAGGCGCTGCCCGCGCTGCTGGCGCGGCTCCTGGGCGCGCGGGGCGCCCGGTCGGTGCTCGTCCCGACCGGCCTGCCCCCGCACTGGCTCCCGGCCGGCGGCCCCACCCGCGTACCCGACCGGGCGGCCTCCACCCCGTACGAGCTGGACCGGGTCGACAGCGTGGTCACCGGCTGCGCCCTGGCCATCGCCGAGACCGGCACGATCGTCCTCGACGCCGGTCCCGGCCAGGGCCGGCGGCGCATCACCCTGATCCCGGACCACCACATCTGCGTGGTCCGGGTCCCGGACCAGGTGGTGGACTCCGTCCCGCAGGCCCTGCCGCTCCTCGACCCGGCCCGCCCGCTGACGTGGATCTCCGGCCCCTCCGCCACCAGCGACATCGAACTCGACCGGGTGGAGGGCGTCCACGGCCCCCGCACCCTGGAAGTGGTCCTCGTGGGCACACAATGA
- a CDS encoding lactate utilization protein B encodes MTGTYLGMPAFPAVPDLPAFPAAAREAVRDEVLRANLRHATHTIRDKRARAVAELADWDRLRAAGKAVKDHTLRHLDRYLLQLEEAVTAAGGTVHWAADADEANRIVTELVRATGEREVVKVKSMATQEIGLNEALEAAGIAAYETDLAELIVQLGHDRPSHILVPAIHRNRAEIRDVFRAEMAGWGRPAPEPLGDDPRELAEAARLHLREKFLRAKVAVSGANFMVAETGTMVVLESEGNGRMCLTLPETLISVVGIEKVVPTFRDLEIFLQTLPRSSTAERMNPYTTMWTGLGPSRGADGDGPTAFHLVLLDNGRTDTLADETGRQALRCIRCSACLNVCPVYERAGGHAYGSVYPGPIGAILSPQLRGTRSAIDASLPYASTLCGACYEVCPVAIDIPEVLVHLRERVAQGGPVTRAGVRVTLRPADGHTAERAAMRAARLLLDHPGALRAGERLLARARRLAPRRLPGAGRAWTDSRELPTVAAQSFRDWWDRERSNPR; translated from the coding sequence GTGACCGGTACGTACCTGGGCATGCCCGCCTTCCCTGCCGTCCCCGACCTTCCCGCTTTCCCAGCCGCCGCGCGGGAGGCCGTACGGGACGAGGTGCTGCGCGCCAACCTCCGGCACGCCACGCACACCATCCGCGACAAACGGGCGCGGGCCGTCGCCGAACTCGCCGACTGGGACCGGCTGCGCGCCGCGGGCAAGGCCGTCAAGGACCACACCCTGCGCCATCTCGACCGCTACCTGCTGCAGTTGGAGGAAGCGGTCACGGCGGCCGGCGGCACCGTCCACTGGGCCGCCGACGCGGACGAGGCCAACCGGATCGTCACGGAGCTGGTCCGCGCGACCGGCGAGCGCGAGGTCGTCAAGGTCAAGTCCATGGCCACCCAGGAGATCGGGCTCAACGAGGCCCTGGAGGCCGCCGGGATCGCCGCGTACGAGACCGACCTCGCCGAACTCATCGTGCAGCTCGGTCACGACCGCCCCTCCCACATCCTGGTCCCGGCCATCCACCGCAACCGGGCCGAGATCCGCGACGTCTTCCGTGCCGAGATGGCCGGCTGGGGCCGGCCGGCGCCCGAACCGCTCGGCGACGACCCGCGGGAACTCGCCGAGGCGGCGCGCCTGCACCTGCGCGAGAAGTTCCTGCGCGCCAAGGTCGCCGTGTCCGGGGCCAACTTCATGGTGGCCGAGACCGGCACGATGGTCGTCCTGGAGTCCGAGGGGAACGGCCGGATGTGCCTGACCCTGCCCGAGACCCTGATCTCCGTCGTCGGCATCGAGAAGGTCGTCCCGACCTTCCGCGACCTGGAGATCTTCCTCCAGACCCTGCCGCGCTCCTCGACGGCCGAGCGGATGAACCCGTACACGACGATGTGGACCGGACTGGGCCCGTCAAGAGGGGCGGACGGCGACGGGCCCACCGCCTTCCACCTCGTCCTCCTCGACAACGGCCGTACCGACACCCTCGCCGACGAGACCGGCCGCCAGGCCCTGCGCTGCATCCGCTGCTCCGCCTGCCTCAACGTCTGCCCGGTCTACGAGCGCGCCGGCGGCCACGCCTACGGCTCCGTCTACCCTGGCCCCATCGGCGCGATCCTCAGCCCCCAACTCCGCGGCACCCGCAGCGCGATCGACGCCTCGCTGCCCTACGCGTCCACCCTGTGCGGGGCCTGCTACGAGGTCTGCCCGGTCGCCATCGACATCCCCGAAGTCCTCGTCCACCTCCGCGAACGGGTCGCCCAGGGCGGCCCGGTGACCCGCGCCGGCGTCCGCGTCACGCTCCGCCCCGCCGACGGCCACACCGCCGAACGGGCCGCCATGCGTGCCGCCCGGCTGCTCCTGGACCACCCGGGGGCCCTGCGCGCGGGGGAGCGCCTGCTGGCCAGGGCCCGACGGCTGGCCCCCCGCCGGCTCCCCGGAGCAGGGCGGGCCTGGACCGACAGCCGCGAACTGCCCACCGTGGCCGCGCAGTCCTTCCGTGACTGGTGGGACCGGGAACGGAGCAACCCGCGATGA
- a CDS encoding (Fe-S)-binding protein, producing MRAALFVTCVNDALYPGTGIAVVRLLERLGVGVDFPKAQSCCGQPQYNTGYRHETEPLVRRTARAFAEHEYVVTPSGSCAAMIREHYPRIGRKAAAEGRGNELAEAAATLAPRVYELTEFLVDVLGVTDVGAYFPHTVTYHPSCHGLRGLGLGDRPRRLLAAVKGLDLVELPGAEECCGFGGTFALKNPDVSTAMGTDKITAAAGTGAQVLCGADNSCLAHLDGLLRRADSPLRTLHLAEILAATEEEPLS from the coding sequence ATGCGAGCCGCGCTGTTCGTCACCTGCGTCAATGACGCGCTCTACCCGGGAACCGGGATCGCCGTCGTACGCCTCCTGGAGCGGCTCGGGGTCGGCGTGGACTTCCCGAAGGCCCAGAGCTGCTGCGGGCAGCCGCAGTACAACACCGGCTACCGCCACGAGACCGAACCACTGGTGCGGCGTACCGCGCGGGCCTTCGCGGAACACGAGTACGTGGTCACCCCCTCCGGATCCTGCGCCGCGATGATCCGCGAGCACTACCCCCGCATCGGCCGGAAGGCGGCGGCCGAGGGGCGCGGCAACGAGCTCGCCGAGGCGGCCGCCACGCTCGCGCCGCGCGTGTACGAGCTGACCGAGTTCCTGGTCGACGTGCTCGGGGTGACCGACGTCGGCGCGTACTTCCCGCACACCGTCACCTACCACCCCTCCTGTCACGGCCTGCGCGGTCTGGGGCTCGGGGACCGGCCGCGACGGCTGCTGGCCGCGGTCAAGGGCCTGGACCTGGTCGAGCTGCCGGGCGCCGAGGAGTGCTGCGGCTTCGGCGGCACCTTCGCCCTCAAGAACCCGGACGTCTCGACCGCCATGGGCACCGACAAGATCACGGCGGCGGCCGGCACCGGCGCCCAGGTGCTGTGCGGCGCCGACAACTCCTGCCTCGCCCACCTGGACGGCCTGCTGCGCCGTGCGGACAGCCCGCTGCGGACCCTGCACCTCGCCGAGATCCTGGCCGCGACCGAGGAGGAACCGCTGTCGTGA
- the cobF gene encoding precorrin-6A synthase (deacetylating): MKKFSVIGIGAGDPDHLTLQAVRAIGAADAFLILEKGEEKADLTGLRRAMLDAHARPGHRLVEGRDPDRDRTPADYAPTVDGWRSARAELFERFIAEDLADGETGAFLVWGDPSLYDSTLAILDEVQERGRVAFEHEVVPGISSISALLARHRTNLNRVGRPVQITTGRRLAEGWPQDVDDVVVMLDARHAFTAHLDQDLFIYWGAYVGTPDEILVSGKLAEVAGRIEELRTEARARKGWIMDTYLLRRG, translated from the coding sequence GTGAAGAAGTTCTCAGTGATCGGCATAGGCGCGGGCGACCCGGACCATCTGACCCTCCAGGCGGTCAGGGCGATCGGCGCGGCGGACGCATTCCTCATCCTGGAGAAGGGCGAGGAGAAGGCGGATCTGACCGGGCTGCGGCGCGCGATGCTCGACGCGCACGCCCGTCCCGGCCACCGGCTGGTGGAGGGCCGCGACCCGGACCGGGACCGGACGCCCGCCGACTACGCCCCGACGGTGGACGGCTGGCGCAGCGCGCGGGCCGAGCTCTTCGAGCGCTTCATCGCGGAGGACCTGGCGGACGGCGAGACCGGGGCGTTCCTGGTCTGGGGCGATCCCTCCCTCTACGACTCCACGCTCGCGATCCTCGACGAGGTGCAGGAGCGCGGCCGGGTGGCCTTCGAGCACGAGGTCGTGCCCGGCATCAGCAGCATCTCGGCGCTGCTGGCGCGGCACCGGACCAACCTGAACCGGGTCGGGCGCCCGGTCCAGATCACCACCGGCCGCCGGCTGGCGGAGGGCTGGCCGCAGGACGTGGACGACGTGGTGGTGATGCTGGACGCGCGGCACGCCTTCACCGCCCACCTGGACCAGGACCTCTTCATCTACTGGGGGGCCTACGTGGGCACCCCGGACGAGATCCTGGTCTCGGGCAAGCTCGCGGAGGTCGCCGGGCGGATCGAGGAGCTGCGCACCGAGGCCCGCGCCCGCAAGGGCTGGATCATGGACACGTACCTGCTCAGGCGCGGCTGA
- a CDS encoding aminotransferase class V-fold PLP-dependent enzyme, giving the protein MTEPIRPAGSAQEFPGGPALFRLDPRVAHLNHGSFGAVPVPVQEAQAALRAEVHADPDAFFIAVPDRLAEARTRIAAHLGADPDGIAFIANATEGANLALDAVPLADGDEVLVTDHGYGTVVAAAARRAPVTTVALDPHLPDEDAVRETVLAALTPRTRVAVLDHVSSPTARVIASPRLLADLRERGITTVVDGAHALGMLADPLAGGADFWFGNLHKWGYAPSGSAVLAVAPHHRPRIRALVPSWEDQHGFPRSVENRATADYTGWLAAPEGLDLLERLDAAKVRAHNSVLAAHGAALLAELPGLTPLPHDEALAMRTLRLPPGVADTPERARELRERIAAEQGIRVLIWPWPGGGGIRVCGQIYNRPEEYARLAAVLPSYLSRA; this is encoded by the coding sequence GTGACCGAGCCGATACGTCCCGCCGGGTCCGCCCAGGAGTTCCCCGGCGGGCCCGCCCTGTTCCGCCTCGACCCCCGCGTCGCCCACCTGAACCACGGCTCCTTCGGCGCGGTGCCCGTCCCGGTCCAGGAGGCCCAGGCCGCGCTCCGCGCCGAGGTCCACGCCGACCCCGACGCCTTCTTCATCGCCGTCCCGGACCGCCTCGCCGAGGCCCGTACCCGGATCGCCGCACACCTCGGCGCCGACCCCGACGGCATCGCCTTCATCGCCAACGCCACCGAGGGCGCCAACCTCGCCCTGGACGCCGTCCCGCTCGCCGACGGCGACGAGGTCCTGGTCACCGACCACGGCTACGGCACCGTCGTCGCGGCCGCCGCCCGCCGCGCCCCGGTCACCACCGTGGCCCTGGACCCGCACCTGCCCGACGAGGACGCCGTGCGCGAGACGGTGCTGGCCGCGCTGACACCCCGTACGAGGGTGGCCGTGCTCGACCACGTCAGCTCGCCCACCGCCCGCGTCATCGCCTCCCCCCGGCTCCTCGCCGACCTGCGCGAACGCGGGATCACCACCGTCGTCGACGGCGCCCACGCCCTGGGCATGCTGGCCGACCCCCTCGCGGGCGGCGCCGACTTCTGGTTCGGCAACCTCCACAAATGGGGCTATGCGCCCTCCGGCAGTGCGGTCCTGGCCGTCGCCCCGCACCACCGCCCCCGGATCAGGGCGCTCGTACCGTCCTGGGAGGACCAGCACGGATTCCCGCGTTCCGTCGAGAACCGCGCCACCGCCGACTACACCGGCTGGCTCGCCGCCCCCGAGGGGCTGGACCTCCTCGAACGCCTCGACGCGGCCAAGGTCCGGGCCCACAACAGCGTGCTGGCCGCCCACGGAGCGGCCCTGCTCGCCGAGCTCCCCGGCCTCACCCCGCTCCCGCACGACGAAGCCCTCGCCATGCGCACCCTGCGCCTGCCGCCCGGGGTCGCCGACACCCCGGAGCGGGCCCGCGAGCTGCGCGAACGGATCGCGGCCGAGCAGGGCATCCGGGTGCTGATCTGGCCCTGGCCGGGCGGCGGCGGCATCCGCGTCTGCGGCCAGATCTACAACCGGCCCGAGGAGTACGCACGCCTCGCCGCCGTCCTCCCGTCCTACCTCAGCCGCGCCTGA
- a CDS encoding LysR family transcriptional regulator, whose translation MELRQLAYFVAVAEEQNFTRAAERVHISQSGVSAQIRRLERELGAELFDRAARTATLTPAGAAALAPARAALAAAEAVGQAVGDVAGVIRGRLTVGMVVGCTVTPLFDALAAFHRAHPGVEIALLEDDSDRLVQAVRAGTVDVALIGAATAAPAGLEALTIVSERLVIAVPPGHPLAHRPRVTLRDLGDHPVICMPAGTGLRAVFDQACAAQGLQPAIALQAGAADAMADLAARGLGVAVLSASMAEAYRDRLTARVIDDIDIPALLCLVWRAAPGPAARELLAYGRRAFGGAHGRAHGGAHGRARADVPHAPHDGGLPEPAAAGDDPKDSRAASPEEQ comes from the coding sequence ATGGAACTGAGGCAGCTCGCATACTTCGTCGCCGTCGCCGAAGAACAGAACTTCACCCGGGCGGCCGAGCGGGTACACATCAGCCAGTCCGGGGTCAGCGCCCAGATCCGCCGGCTGGAGCGGGAACTGGGCGCCGAGCTGTTCGACCGCGCGGCCCGCACCGCCACCCTCACCCCCGCCGGAGCGGCCGCGCTCGCACCCGCCCGGGCCGCGCTCGCCGCCGCCGAGGCGGTCGGCCAGGCGGTGGGGGACGTGGCGGGCGTCATCCGGGGCCGACTCACGGTCGGCATGGTCGTCGGCTGCACCGTCACCCCGCTGTTCGACGCCCTCGCCGCCTTCCACCGGGCCCATCCCGGCGTGGAGATCGCCCTGTTGGAGGACGACTCCGACCGGCTCGTCCAGGCGGTCCGCGCCGGTACCGTCGACGTGGCGCTCATCGGGGCGGCGACCGCCGCCCCGGCCGGGCTGGAGGCCCTGACGATCGTCAGCGAGCGGCTCGTCATCGCCGTCCCGCCCGGCCACCCGCTGGCGCACCGGCCCCGCGTCACCCTGCGCGACCTGGGCGACCATCCGGTGATCTGCATGCCCGCCGGCACCGGCCTGCGCGCGGTCTTCGACCAGGCCTGCGCCGCACAGGGCCTCCAGCCCGCCATCGCCCTGCAGGCCGGGGCCGCCGACGCGATGGCCGACCTCGCGGCGCGCGGGCTGGGCGTCGCCGTCCTCAGCGCATCCATGGCCGAGGCCTACCGCGACCGGCTCACCGCCCGCGTGATCGACGACATCGACATCCCGGCCCTGCTCTGCCTGGTCTGGCGCGCCGCGCCCGGCCCCGCTGCGCGCGAGCTGCTCGCGTACGGGCGCCGCGCCTTCGGCGGTGCCCATGGCCGTGCCCACGGCGGTGCCCACGGCCGTGCCCGCGCTGACGTCCCCCACGCGCCGCACGACGGCGGTCTACCGGAGCCGGCGGCGGCGGGAGATGATCCGAAGGACAGCCGCGCCGCATCCCCGGAGGAGCAGTGA
- a CDS encoding YybH family protein: MHPEDITRLFVERSNAGDAAGVAALYEEDAVMAYPPGERTVGRKAIQALWEQVLAHRPVFEPEEPLPTLVSGDIALTSTPPKDGSGARAQVVRRQHDGSWLRLLDQPEFAPPAG; the protein is encoded by the coding sequence ATGCACCCCGAGGACATCACCCGCCTGTTCGTCGAGCGTTCCAACGCCGGCGACGCGGCCGGGGTCGCCGCGCTCTACGAGGAGGACGCGGTGATGGCGTACCCGCCCGGGGAGCGGACCGTGGGCCGCAAGGCCATCCAGGCCCTGTGGGAGCAGGTGCTGGCCCACCGCCCGGTGTTCGAACCCGAGGAGCCGCTGCCGACGCTGGTCAGCGGTGACATCGCCCTCACCTCGACCCCGCCGAAGGACGGCTCCGGCGCCCGCGCGCAGGTCGTCCGGCGCCAGCACGACGGCAGCTGGCTGCGCCTGCTCGACCAGCCCGAATTCGCCCCTCCGGCCGGCTAG
- a CDS encoding glycoside hydrolase family 71 protein codes for MLLSGFLLVGVCAATGIAWDPRDAGSVQDASAPGGGPPAATATGSAPVTPGEATPSPTGPPAPTEGAAAKGNPKEAVDSGAERPTGALPFDMPQPAALRSGGAGKKLVFAHYFTPYPLSLDNAAADRDYYTRNYLNPDGENGKHDRYGGLLRDRPLPVTPKSGDWEYANLQQEVRTARAAGIDGFTLDLLSLSGKNWDRCNLLMAAARSVDPAFKIMLMPDMTSLKTDDPAVLAEAIATLADASAAHRLPDGRLVVSPFKAEEKSVAWWTEVIARLKSEHGIRTAFVPLFLDFGAHSGEFAPISHGFSEWGSRSYVGQESSTRDVQRAHDMGKIWMQPVSVQDARPNQGIYDEAGNTATLRSTWTHAIEDGADWVQLTTWNDYSEGSQFAPSLHNGYAYLDLTSYYLTRFKTGDWPKIVRDTLYLSARTQFADADPTGDQSLVMSLRKGSAPPRDKVEVLSFLTGAAAVRTAVGAADGRHEAPAGIHSQLLPLKPGTSSAQVVRDGKAGVKVDLPYRVDHKVEVQDLQYYAATSGRD; via the coding sequence ATGCTGCTCTCCGGCTTCCTCCTGGTCGGTGTCTGCGCGGCCACCGGAATCGCCTGGGACCCCCGCGACGCGGGTTCCGTACAGGACGCCTCGGCTCCCGGCGGGGGCCCGCCGGCGGCCACCGCGACCGGCAGCGCTCCCGTCACACCCGGCGAGGCCACGCCCTCGCCCACCGGGCCCCCGGCGCCCACCGAGGGCGCGGCCGCCAAGGGCAACCCCAAGGAGGCGGTGGACTCCGGGGCCGAACGCCCCACCGGAGCCCTGCCCTTCGACATGCCCCAGCCGGCGGCCCTGCGCTCCGGCGGGGCGGGCAAGAAGTTGGTCTTCGCCCACTACTTCACCCCCTACCCCCTCTCCCTCGACAACGCGGCCGCGGACCGGGACTACTACACCCGCAACTACCTGAACCCCGACGGCGAGAACGGGAAGCACGACCGCTACGGCGGCCTGCTGCGCGACCGGCCGCTGCCCGTGACCCCGAAGAGCGGCGACTGGGAGTACGCCAACCTCCAGCAGGAGGTGCGCACGGCCCGCGCGGCGGGCATCGACGGCTTCACCCTCGACCTGCTCTCCCTCTCCGGCAAGAACTGGGACCGCTGCAACCTGCTGATGGCGGCCGCCCGTTCGGTGGACCCGGCCTTCAAGATCATGCTGATGCCGGACATGACCTCGCTGAAGACCGACGACCCCGCGGTGCTCGCCGAGGCGATCGCCACGCTCGCCGACGCCTCCGCCGCGCACCGGCTCCCCGACGGCCGCCTCGTGGTCTCCCCCTTCAAGGCGGAGGAGAAGAGCGTGGCCTGGTGGACCGAGGTCATCGCCCGCCTGAAGTCCGAGCACGGCATCCGCACCGCCTTCGTCCCGCTCTTCCTCGACTTCGGCGCCCACAGCGGCGAGTTCGCCCCGATCAGCCACGGCTTCTCCGAGTGGGGCAGCCGCAGCTACGTCGGCCAGGAGAGCTCCACGCGCGACGTCCAGCGGGCCCACGACATGGGCAAGATCTGGATGCAGCCCGTGTCGGTCCAGGACGCGCGCCCCAACCAGGGCATCTACGACGAGGCGGGCAACACCGCGACCCTGCGCTCGACCTGGACGCACGCCATCGAGGACGGCGCCGACTGGGTGCAGCTCACCACCTGGAACGACTACTCGGAGGGGAGCCAGTTCGCCCCCTCCCTGCACAACGGCTACGCGTACCTGGACCTGACCTCGTACTACCTGACCAGGTTCAAGACGGGCGACTGGCCGAAAATCGTCCGGGACACCCTCTACCTCTCCGCGCGCACGCAGTTCGCTGACGCCGACCCGACGGGCGACCAGTCGCTGGTGATGTCGCTCCGCAAGGGGAGCGCCCCGCCCCGGGACAAGGTGGAGGTGCTCAGCTTCCTCACCGGGGCCGCAGCCGTCCGGACGGCCGTCGGCGCCGCGGACGGCCGTCACGAGGCCCCCGCCGGGATCCACTCGCAGCTGCTGCCGCTGAAGCCGGGCACCAGCTCGGCACAGGTCGTCCGGGACGGGAAGGCCGGCGTGAAGGTCGACCTGCCGTACCGGGTGGACCACAAGGTGGAGGTGCAGGACCTCCAGTACTACGCGGCCACCAGCGGACGCGACTGA
- a CDS encoding SUMF1/EgtB/PvdO family nonheme iron enzyme, translating to MEPPQPCHGAAAPRFQGLACGFGGARAPLRTPGRSPRPWGPRRWILLWTPAAARAVRDLLTLAGGRFLMGTEDPDGFPADGEGPVRQEVVGAFRIAPTAVTNAQFASFVKATGHVTEAESFGFSFIFAGFLTDALATVSPAVAGTPRAYCAWSGTRLFTEAEWEFAARGGLEQKRYPWGDELRPGGRHMCHDSYCNRYRVAARTRNTPDGSAGSIGFRVAADLPVGGAAGISRAAG from the coding sequence ATGGAGCCGCCACAGCCCTGCCACGGGGCTGCCGCACCCCGGTTCCAGGGTCTGGCCTGCGGGTTCGGTGGTGCACGAGCACCGCTGCGAACCCCCGGGCGGAGCCCGCGCCCGTGGGGGCCCCGGCGGTGGATCCTGCTGTGGACCCCGGCGGCGGCACGGGCAGTACGCGACCTCCTCACCCTCGCGGGCGGACGGTTCCTGATGGGGACGGAGGACCCGGACGGGTTCCCTGCGGACGGTGAGGGTCCGGTACGTCAGGAGGTGGTCGGGGCGTTCCGCATCGCCCCGACCGCCGTCACCAACGCCCAGTTCGCGTCCTTCGTGAAGGCCACCGGCCACGTCACGGAGGCGGAGTCCTTCGGCTTCAGCTTCATCTTCGCGGGCTTCCTCACCGACGCGCTCGCGACCGTCTCACCCGCGGTGGCCGGGACCCCCCGGGCGTACTGCGCCTGGTCCGGGACCCGGCTGTTCACGGAGGCGGAGTGGGAGTTCGCGGCGCGCGGCGGGCTGGAGCAGAAGCGCTACCCGTGGGGCGACGAGCTGCGCCCCGGCGGGCGGCACATGTGCCACGACTCGTACTGCAACCGCTACCGGGTCGCGGCGCGCACCCGCAACACCCCGGACGGTTCCGCCGGGAGCATCGGCTTCCGGGTGGCCGCGGACCTACCCGTGGGCGGGGCCGCCGGGATCAGCCGAGCTGCCGGCTGA